The sequence GCCGCCTTTACCAAAACTCTACTCTCCTTTCGAAAGTCTCTTCGaaacaatataataataaataataaattaatatagtTTTGATAAAACTTTGTTAAATGTCCCAAATAAAATTACCATAGGACTTTCTCAACTAAAAATTCTACAAAGTACACAACATATAGCACCATAAAAACATACCATACACTCCAtgcaatattttctttttaaaaagaaaagggattCATAAGCAAAATATAGTGACACAACATAATTCACAAAATCATGAGATAGAAATTTGGGGGAAAGAAGCATAAAATAGTGCGCTGGAATCTGAGCCACTCAGCTCAGCCGAGCAGAGCCAAGTAGTTGCTAGAAGCAGGTTGCCAACCAGTCCAGCTGAGTCAAACAGTCGAGTCGAGCTGAACAACCCAGCTGAACTTGACATCAGCAATCCCTAACTAGACAGCAGTGACCCCCTTCTCTCGCACATACCTACTCATGCTCCATTGAACATCCCTGAGGTAAGTCCTTCAGATCCCACTGCTTctaaaaatattgttgaaaTTCTGAAAAAATTACCTGCACGAGCAAACAGGGGAATACCACCAACCATATTCTCACCAAAAGCCAAGGTGAAATATGCCATTGTTGATTGTGgagggtgtattcaatttagattttaaatgattttaaaatAGTTATAAAGTTGATGAAGTTTGTtgaatttaattgagtttgaCTGAATTCTACAAACTTCACATAGATTTTGACTGAATTTGTGTATAGATTTTAACGGAGTTtgttagaattttattattgatttttgtggagttTATAGCGAtggcggtggtggtgatggcaACGATGGTGGCGATGGTGGTTTGTGGGGGACGTAGTGGTGGAGGAGGTGGCGGTGGTGGAGGCGGTGGCGGTAGCGATGGCTGTGGCAATTATGGGGATGATGTTGGCAGTGGCTGTGGTGGTGGAGACGGTGGGCCTGATAGTGGGGGTGGTGGAGGTGGGGGTAAGGGTGGTGGCGAGGTGATGGAGGTGGCAGTGACGGTACTAGTACTGGcgggtggtggtggaggtggtagTGTTAGTGGCGGTAGCAGCGGTGGCGATTATGGTGATAGTAGAAGAGGTGAAATCATATcttgagaataaaaataatatatttatcaaaatCTCTAAGGGGAAGCAAAGATTTGTCATGGCCTAAAATTAGTCTATTATCGAACGCCCctttttgtatttcctttAAAATCAATGAGTTTTTGAATACACCCAAACTTTTATGAAGTCTTTTAAAGTCGTGATTGAGTACATCCGAAGCATGTCTCTACACACAGATTATCTCCACAAGCTAAAGCATTTGTCAGTCAGATGGAAGGAATTAAAATTCTTAACAGATTGGAAGAAGCTTTGCAAGACCCAAAATGGGTGGAAGCAATAAATGTGGAGCCACTAATAAATAGATACAtatattagtatttaaataattaaataattataaatatcaatACGGGTTTCCGTCAGGTTGGGGATATTGTTACCCGTTCTTTTAACCAACGTTAGGAACGGATCGAATtggaataattaaaaataaaaaaaaattatttaaccaAACCATTGGTATGGTACAGTCAGTACACGGATAATTCACATgagatgcccacccctactccTAAATATCGAAGAAATGGGCTTAGCCCTAAACCCAGTCTATGACTTGTCTCCCTCTTGAATCaacccaaatatagaagaaaaGTGAGCAAgtagaattctatagtgagggccttatTTAAAGCTCTTAGATGAGACCCTATCTTTTAACAgttggatcaaattggttagtttgatCAAACGGTTAAGATATAAGGCCCTATgaggccctcactatagaatgactcaaGCGAGCAAAGCGCTCGAACTGATCTGAATCGAGAGAAAATGATGAGCGAATTAGAATAGAGAGAAAGAGCTTGAGCTTATTGTGGAAAAACTAGAGTCTAGACGGTATGATAGTTCAGTTTGGGTTTATGTAAAGTTATTGGCCTCTTTTTTCCACAAATAAAAACATGGTTAGTATATACataattgtaaaaataaaaaaaataaaaaaaaatattgaaatgaatctgtaaaaaaaatgcaatacatATGTCAATTTTGGGATGGGCCCATTTCAGCCATTTAGTGGCCCGACACGAGCCCGGCCATGTCCTAGGGTCGTGGGCTGTCGCCGGGAtttaagatttttataaatgggCGGGCCCGACATGGCCCATTTATTAAATGTGCTAACTCTAAATGGGTCGAGTCGACCGACATGACCCGTTTAACACATCTAGGTGTAACACTTTCGAGTTGCAACTTTtgagtttcatttttttcattcatattCAATGATGACATCAAGGATCATCACTAAGCTTTTcttaagattttattttgcaaaatacataatatattaCTTTCATCTAATTATAGCGTAAAGAGTTTGaagtaatgaaaaaaaatgtttaaaaaaaattaatatatctCTACCAGCAAGTTGTTGCTCCATATATTTTTTGaccccttatttaattatgtcagcgagaaaataattaaacacaATCGAACGAGAATGGAAACATGGTCGTCCTTCTTGGTGTGTATTCGTGCGGCGTGCTAGTTCTCAATCTTGTTGATGGCCGTGAAAACAAAGAGAGTTATGTTGTTCGCCTTAGTCTTGACTCCGTTAAACAATTAGGGTTGTGTTTACCCTAAAAATATCTACAATAGAGATAGGCTTGAGATGATGTAAATTGCAAGCGTGCTACTATTAGCAATGTAAAAACCCTAATatctagaaaataaataaatagctaAATACACTACAAAAAAAGTAGTCATTTGCGACCAAATTTTTCCGAGGGACTTCAAATATCGTCGGAACAAACACTATTTCCGACAACAAAGTACCATTCGTCGGAAATACGTCAATGAGGTGTTCACCATTTCCGACACCCGAATTGCCCTTGGAAGAGAGTTCTTTTGCTGTTGGAAATAACTATTTTTTAGCGGGAAAAATTGGCGCCACATTTATTTACGACCAAAGGCATCCTCATCGGTAATAGTTGTGCTTTCTTCCGACGGAATGTTCATGTTGTCGGAAACCATAACCATTTCCAAGGGAGCTTTGACGGAAATTAGAGGTCGTCGGAACTGATTATTTATTTCCGAGTGCAATCAGTAGCTTTCGCAAAAGGATGTCTATTTGAGAGGGCATCTAGTGGTTGTCTGAAAAGACTATCTAGTACCCAATTTATACTTTTCCCCCATTCCaat comes from Prunus persica cultivar Lovell unplaced genomic scaffold, Prunus_persica_NCBIv2 scaffold_23, whole genome shotgun sequence and encodes:
- the LOC109946380 gene encoding glycine-rich protein DOT1-like, translated to MAVVVMATMVAMVVCGGRSGGGGGGGGGGGGSDGCGNYGDDVGSGCGGGDGGPDSGGGGGGGKGGGEVMEVAVTVLVLAGGGGGGSVSGGSSGGDYGDSRRGEIIS